Proteins found in one Sphingobium sp. V4 genomic segment:
- a CDS encoding serine protease, translating to MARSKARGGCGCLPFALGALLLVVWFGQDIAPPLQVEQYDPRSPRRPLPQWGDEQFVIEDRPGGPADSMGTAFAVDRDGAWLTAEHVTHGCNRIGLEDGRYASPVSRVVESREADAALVRDGLPSPDALPLSDHTPQPGTPGYHMGFPAGEPTLVVSELIGAASARRGRSELTQPVLAWAERARIPEGDGTLSGISGGPIFAEDGHVIGVNSASTDRRGRILTTAPDAVARLTSASRAIDERPVAYPFAGVADAENRFAAWLDQGVIRRIFCDVDGPRGG from the coding sequence ATGGCGCGTTCCAAGGCGCGGGGAGGGTGCGGCTGTCTGCCCTTCGCGCTGGGCGCGCTGCTGCTCGTGGTCTGGTTCGGGCAGGACATCGCGCCGCCGCTCCAGGTCGAGCAATATGATCCGCGTTCGCCGCGCCGTCCGCTGCCGCAATGGGGCGACGAGCAGTTCGTGATCGAGGACCGGCCCGGCGGCCCGGCCGATTCGATGGGCACCGCCTTCGCCGTCGACCGGGACGGCGCCTGGCTGACCGCCGAGCATGTCACCCATGGCTGCAACCGCATCGGGCTGGAGGATGGCCGCTATGCCAGCCCGGTGTCGCGGGTGGTCGAAAGCCGGGAGGCGGACGCCGCGCTGGTCCGCGACGGATTGCCCAGTCCCGATGCTCTGCCCCTGTCCGACCACACGCCGCAGCCGGGCACGCCGGGCTATCATATGGGCTTTCCCGCGGGCGAGCCGACGCTGGTCGTATCGGAACTGATCGGCGCGGCGAGCGCGCGGCGGGGGCGGAGCGAGCTGACCCAGCCGGTGCTGGCCTGGGCCGAGCGCGCGCGCATCCCGGAGGGCGACGGCACCCTGTCGGGGATCAGCGGCGGCCCGATCTTCGCCGAGGACGGGCATGTGATCGGCGTCAACAGCGCTTCGACCGACCGGCGCGGCCGCATCCTGACCACGGCGCCCGATGCCGTCGCCCGCCTCACCAGCGCCAGCCGCGCCATCGACGAGCGCCCGGTCGCCTATCCTTTCGCGGGCGTCGCCGATGCGGAAAATCGTTTCGCCGCCTGGCTGGACCAGGGGGTCATCCGGCGCATCTTCTGCGATGTCGATGGCCCGCGCGGCGGTTGA
- a CDS encoding DUF350 domain-containing protein, producing MTDPMPVIQSLLSGLPILLLHLGTATLVWLAALAIYLWITPHDEFALIRAGNEAAAISLGGAAIGLAVPLGFCLAGSVNIWDILIWGSVTLVLQLIAFRLVDFLLGTLSARIEANERSAAIFLAMMKAAIACLTAAAVAG from the coding sequence ATGACCGATCCCATGCCCGTGATCCAGAGCCTGTTGTCCGGCCTGCCCATCCTGCTGCTGCACCTTGGCACCGCCACCCTCGTCTGGCTGGCGGCGCTTGCCATCTACCTGTGGATAACTCCGCACGACGAATTCGCGCTGATCCGCGCCGGGAACGAGGCCGCGGCCATTTCCCTTGGCGGGGCGGCGATCGGGCTGGCCGTGCCGCTGGGCTTCTGCCTGGCGGGATCGGTCAATATCTGGGACATCCTTATCTGGGGCAGCGTCACGCTGGTGCTGCAACTCATCGCCTTCCGCCTGGTCGACTTCCTGCTCGGCACGCTGTCCGCCCGGATCGAGGCGAACGAGCGATCGGCCGCGATCTTCCTGGCCATGATGAAGGCGGCGATCGCCTGCCTCACCGCCGCGGCCGTGGCGGGCTGA
- a CDS encoding cyclopropane-fatty-acyl-phospholipid synthase family protein produces the protein MKLFERVLKHLVRRGQLTVYYHTGGSFTVGRPDPAFPNLALRFRDGRVPLDIIRDPRLGMAEAWIDGRVGIEGGGIMEFVSMIRANNPWEQGRSIDAKSFLNRSFKSVRQKLWRINHKSRSKANVAHHYDLSGALYALFLDRDRQYSCAYYPDADNEAGISLEQAQEDKKAHIAAKLHLKPGMKVLDIGCGWGGMALYLHRTCGVDVTGITLSEEQLKVARQRAEEAGVADHVRFELIDYRDMDGPFDRIVSVGMFEHVGTAHFRTFFNKCRDLLAPDGVMLIHTIGRVDGPGITDAFTQKYIFPGGYIPALSEMIRGSEGTRLMVTDVEVLRIHYGLTIREWYKRTLAHKADIVALYDERFFRLWTFYLAGAATVFEHGGMVNYQVQYVRDRHSLPITREYMLEAEAALRGR, from the coding sequence ATGAAATTGTTTGAACGTGTTCTCAAGCATTTGGTTCGCCGTGGCCAGTTGACGGTTTACTATCATACTGGCGGCAGCTTCACGGTCGGTCGGCCCGATCCGGCCTTTCCCAATCTGGCGCTGCGTTTCAGGGACGGGCGCGTGCCGCTCGACATCATCCGCGACCCGCGCCTTGGCATGGCCGAAGCCTGGATCGACGGCCGCGTGGGCATAGAGGGTGGCGGCATCATGGAATTCGTGTCCATGATCCGCGCCAACAATCCCTGGGAGCAGGGGCGCTCGATCGACGCCAAGTCCTTTCTCAACCGCAGCTTCAAGAGCGTCCGCCAGAAGCTCTGGCGCATCAACCACAAGTCGCGGTCCAAGGCGAATGTCGCCCATCATTACGACCTGTCGGGCGCGCTCTACGCCCTGTTCTTGGACCGCGACCGCCAATATAGCTGTGCCTATTATCCCGATGCGGACAATGAGGCCGGGATCAGCCTGGAGCAGGCGCAGGAGGACAAGAAGGCGCATATCGCCGCCAAGCTGCACCTGAAGCCGGGCATGAAGGTGCTGGACATCGGCTGCGGCTGGGGCGGCATGGCGCTCTACCTCCACCGCACCTGCGGCGTCGACGTGACCGGCATCACCCTGTCGGAAGAGCAGCTGAAGGTGGCGCGCCAACGCGCCGAGGAGGCAGGCGTCGCCGATCATGTCCGGTTCGAGCTGATCGACTATCGCGACATGGATGGGCCGTTCGACCGGATCGTGTCGGTCGGCATGTTCGAGCATGTCGGCACCGCCCATTTCCGCACCTTCTTCAACAAGTGCCGCGACTTGCTGGCACCCGACGGGGTGATGCTGATCCACACGATCGGGCGCGTGGACGGGCCGGGCATCACCGATGCCTTCACCCAGAAATATATCTTCCCCGGCGGCTATATCCCGGCCCTGTCGGAGATGATCCGCGGCAGCGAGGGCACGCGCCTGATGGTGACGGACGTGGAGGTGCTGCGCATCCATTATGGCCTGACCATCCGCGAATGGTACAAGCGGACCCTGGCGCACAAGGCCGATATCGTCGCCCTCTATGACGAACGTTTCTTCCGCCTCTGGACCTTCTACCTGGCCGGCGCGGCGACCGTGTTCGAACATGGCGGCATGGTGAATTACCAGGTCCAGTATGTGCGCGACCGCCACAGCCTGCCGATCACCCGTGAATATATGCTGGAGGCGGAAGCGGCCCTGCGCGGCCGCTGA
- a CDS encoding DUF3297 family protein — MSDTPPDHLSTNPRSPHFDMDVLQRGIGIRFKGRERKDVEEYCISEGWIRVAAGKTRDRHGNPLTIKLNGEVEAWFEKPAEGAEDKAADAE; from the coding sequence ATGAGCGATACGCCTCCCGACCATCTGTCCACCAATCCGCGCAGCCCCCATTTCGACATGGACGTGCTTCAGCGCGGCATCGGCATCCGCTTCAAGGGCCGGGAGCGCAAGGATGTGGAGGAATATTGCATTTCCGAAGGCTGGATTCGCGTCGCCGCCGGCAAGACCCGCGACCGCCATGGCAATCCGCTGACGATCAAGCTGAACGGCGAGGTTGAGGCCTGGTTCGAGAAGCCGGCCGAAGGCGCCGAGGACAAGGCCGCCGACGCCGAATAA
- a CDS encoding CHAP domain-containing protein — protein MVRKTIWAAALLLSGLMAAPAFGAAMLQCVPYARIVSGVEIRGDALTWWDQAEGHYKRGHEPKKGAVLAFRPHGPMTLGHVAVVSRILDDRRVLIRHANWSAPGAIEEDVLAIDVSDDGDWSQVRVWHSPTGQMGARTNPTYGFIYPARAKLRDFTPDPSLGDSVRFATLGGDGWAGQTAPAAKAPRQTAPRLETDLRVVAFADSAPAERTLSAIIADVKRGTMMN, from the coding sequence ATGGTTCGAAAGACGATCTGGGCAGCCGCCTTGCTGCTGTCCGGGCTTATGGCTGCGCCTGCCTTCGGCGCGGCGATGTTGCAATGCGTGCCCTATGCCCGCATCGTGTCGGGCGTGGAGATACGCGGCGACGCGCTGACCTGGTGGGACCAGGCCGAGGGGCATTACAAGCGCGGCCATGAGCCGAAGAAGGGCGCGGTGCTGGCGTTCCGCCCCCATGGCCCGATGACGCTCGGCCATGTCGCCGTGGTCAGCCGGATATTGGACGACCGGCGCGTGCTGATCCGGCACGCCAACTGGTCGGCGCCCGGCGCGATCGAGGAAGATGTGCTGGCGATCGACGTATCGGATGACGGCGACTGGAGCCAGGTCCGCGTCTGGCACAGCCCGACCGGGCAAATGGGCGCACGGACCAATCCGACCTATGGCTTCATCTATCCCGCCCGGGCGAAGCTGCGCGATTTCACCCCCGACCCGTCGCTGGGCGACAGCGTGCGCTTCGCGACGCTGGGCGGGGATGGATGGGCCGGCCAGACGGCGCCGGCGGCAAAGGCGCCCCGGCAGACCGCGCCCAGGCTGGAGACCGATCTGCGCGTCGTGGCATTTGCCGACAGCGCCCCGGCGGAACGGACGCTGAGCGCGATCATCGCCGATGTGAAGCGCGGCACGATGATGAACTGA
- a CDS encoding molybdopterin-binding protein, which yields MILTRRGLLLGATASLAGCDRLVRNEGFREALFSAENFHKWAQRSLMARDALAREFRPDQISPVFRANGTANPNTPAYKALWRGGFADWRLRVDGLVARPLSLPLADLRRLPHREQITRHDCVEGWSAIGKWRGVPLGTILDGAGLRDRARYLVFHCADSMGGGQPYYESIDLIDAFHPQTILAFALNDRPLSVANGAPLRLRVERQLGYKQAKYLMRIEAVESLAAIGKGKGGYWEDHAGYDWYAGI from the coding sequence ATGATCCTTACCCGCCGCGGGCTGCTGCTGGGGGCCACCGCCTCGCTCGCCGGCTGCGACCGACTGGTCCGGAACGAGGGCTTTCGCGAGGCCCTGTTCTCGGCCGAGAATTTCCACAAATGGGCGCAGCGCAGCCTGATGGCGCGCGACGCGCTTGCGCGGGAGTTCCGCCCCGACCAGATATCCCCCGTCTTTCGCGCCAACGGCACGGCCAATCCGAACACGCCGGCCTACAAGGCGCTGTGGCGCGGCGGCTTCGCCGACTGGCGGCTGCGGGTCGACGGGCTGGTCGCGCGGCCGCTGTCGCTGCCGCTGGCTGATTTGCGACGGCTGCCCCATCGCGAGCAGATCACCCGCCATGACTGCGTCGAGGGCTGGAGCGCGATCGGCAAATGGCGGGGGGTGCCGCTCGGGACGATCCTCGACGGTGCCGGGCTGCGAGACCGGGCGCGCTATCTGGTCTTCCACTGCGCCGACAGCATGGGCGGCGGGCAACCCTATTATGAAAGCATCGACCTGATCGACGCCTTTCACCCGCAGACCATCCTCGCCTTCGCGCTCAACGACCGGCCCTTGTCGGTCGCCAACGGCGCGCCGCTGCGGCTGCGGGTCGAGCGGCAACTGGGCTACAAGCAGGCCAAATATCTGATGCGGATCGAGGCGGTCGAGAGCCTGGCCGCGATCGGCAAGGGCAAGGGCGGCTATTGGGAGGACCATGCCGGTTATGACTGGTATGCCGGCATTTGA
- a CDS encoding CHAP domain-containing protein → MFVSLRAVFAASVLALSTLIALPASAGTLQCAPFARQMSGIDIHGNANSWWGQAEGRYARGHEPRVGAVLSFSSSRSMPVGHVAMVSKVVSDREVLLTHANWSYRGGIERDVRAVDVSPNNDWTDVRVWYGPIGGLGLRSNPANGFIYADAPKVSDQPVRIASAETAGGAALRAAF, encoded by the coding sequence ATGTTCGTAAGTCTTCGCGCGGTTTTCGCGGCATCTGTCCTTGCACTTTCCACCCTGATCGCCCTCCCCGCCAGCGCCGGCACCTTGCAGTGCGCGCCCTTCGCCCGTCAGATGTCGGGCATCGACATCCACGGCAACGCGAACAGCTGGTGGGGCCAGGCCGAAGGTCGCTACGCCCGCGGCCATGAACCGCGCGTCGGCGCCGTCCTGTCCTTCTCGTCCAGCCGTTCGATGCCGGTCGGCCATGTCGCCATGGTCAGCAAGGTGGTGAGCGACCGCGAAGTGCTGCTGACCCACGCCAACTGGTCCTATCGCGGCGGCATCGAGCGCGATGTCCGCGCCGTCGATGTCTCGCCCAACAATGACTGGACCGACGTGCGCGTATGGTATGGCCCGATCGGTGGCCTGGGGCTGCGCTCCAACCCGGCCAACGGCTTCATCTATGCCGACGCGCCGAAGGTTTCCGACCAGCCGGTCCGCATCGCATCGGCCGAAACCGCCGGCGGCGCTGCCCTGCGCGCTGCTTTCTAG